One genomic window of Motacilla alba alba isolate MOTALB_02 chromosome 3, Motacilla_alba_V1.0_pri, whole genome shotgun sequence includes the following:
- the ZFP36L2 gene encoding LOW QUALITY PROTEIN: mRNA decay activator protein ZFP36L2 (The sequence of the model RefSeq protein was modified relative to this genomic sequence to represent the inferred CDS: deleted 1 base in 1 codon), whose protein sequence is MSTTLLSAFYDIDFLCKTEKSLNNLSSMLDKKAVGTPVTPPSSSFAPGFLRRHSTSNLTALAGGSKFPSPTGSSSSSTSSSSSSSSSSSSFGNLKETGSGGGGGSSSPTALLNKENKFRDRSFSENGERSQHLMQQLQQQQQAAGKGSGSGGGGGAPINSTRYKTELCRPFEESGACKYGEKCQFAHGFHELRSLTRHPKYKTELCRTFHTIGFCPYGPRCHFIHNADERRPAPGGGTAAPPPAVAAGPHHHPHHAAPHPAGSTGDLRAFAPREHPLGGGGFGHPRGGGGERPKLHHSLSFSGFSAHHHHHHPPHPHGTAPPPPPPGGRLDAALLESPGGSRTPPPPASASYCEELLSPPCANNAFAFSGQELGSLIAPLALHTQNFAAAAAAAAAAAAYYRCQQQPPPPGGACPPPPASPPFSFQPLRRLSESPVFDAPPSPPDSLSDRESYLSGSLSSGSLSGSESPSLDSGRRLPIFSRLSISDD, encoded by the exons ATGTCGACGACACTTTTATCTGCCTTCTACGACATTGACTTCTTGTGCAAG ACGGAGAAGTCCCTGAACAACCTCAGCAGCATGCTAGACAAGAAAGCCGTGGGGACCCCGGTgacccctcccagctccagcttcGCGCCGGGCTTCCTGCGGCGGCACTCGACCAGCAACCTGACGGCGCTGGCCGGCGGCTCCAAGTTCCCCAGCCCTACCGGCTCCAGCTCTTCTTCCACATCCTCCTCCTCGTCGTcgtcgtcctcctcctcctcgttcGGCAATCTGAAGGAGACGGGCTccggcggaggcggcggcagcagcagccccacggCCCTGCTCAACAAGGAGAACAAGTTCCGGGACCGCTCCTTCAGCGAGAACGGCGAACGCAGCCAGCACCTcatgcagcagcttcagcagcagcagcaggcggCCGGCAAGGGGagcggctccggcggcggcggcggggcccccATCAACTCGACGCGCTACAAGACGGAGCTGTGCCGCCCCTTCGAGGAGAGCGGTGCCTGCAAGTACGGCGAGAAGTGCCAGTTCGCTCACGGCTTCCACGAGCTGCGCAGCCTCACCCGCCACCCCAAGTACAAGACCGAGCTCTGCCGCACCTTCCACACCATCGGCTTCTGCCCCTACGGCCCGCGCTGCCACTTCATCCACAACGCCGACGAGCGCCGCCCGGCGCCCGGCGGGGGCACGGCCGCCCCCCCGCCCGCCGTCGCGGCCGGGCCGCACCACCACCCGCACCACGCGGCCCCGCACCCCGCCGGCAGCACCGGCGACCTCCGCGCCTTCGCCCCCCGCGAGCACCCGCTGGGCGGCGGCGGCTTCGGGCAcccgcgcggcggcggcggcgagcggCCCAAGCTGCACCACAGCCTGAGCTTCTCCGGCTTCTCcgcccaccaccaccaccatcacccTCCGCAC CCCCACGGcaccgccccgccgccgccgccgcccggtgGCCGCCTGGACGCCGCCCTGCTGGAGAGCCCCGGCGGTTCGCGcacgccgccgccgcccgcctccGCCTCCTACTGCGAGGAGCTGCTCTCGCCGCCCTGCGCCAACAACGCTTTCGCCTTCtcggggcaggagctgggcagcctCATCGCCCCCCTCGCCCTCCACACCCAGAACttcgccgctgccgccgccgcggccgcggccgccgccgcctaTTAccgctgccagcagcagccgccgccgcccggcggggcctgcccgccgccccccgcctcGCCGCCCTTCAGCTTCCAGCCCCTCCGCCGCCTCTCCGAGTCGCCCGTCTTCGACGCGCCGCCCAGCCCGCCAGACTCGCTCTCCGATCGGGAGAGTTACCTGAGCGGCTCCCTCAGCTCCGGCTCCCTCAGCGGCTCCGAGTCGCCCAGCCTGGACTCGGGCCGCCGCCTGCCCATCTTCAGCCGCCTCTCCATCTCCGACGACTGA